The following are encoded in a window of Camarhynchus parvulus chromosome 1A, STF_HiC, whole genome shotgun sequence genomic DNA:
- the LOC115910037 gene encoding LOW QUALITY PROTEIN: histone H1.10-like (The sequence of the model RefSeq protein was modified relative to this genomic sequence to represent the inferred CDS: deleted 1 base in 1 codon), whose amino-acid sequence MEILLFLISPLLGVPDRPGPAAKKPKKAASGSKARKPAGPSVTELITKAVSASKERKGLSLAALKKALAAGGYDVEKNNSRIKLGLKSLVSKGTLVQTKGTGASGSFRLSKKPGEVKEKAPKKKKTTVIKPKKPAARKPARAAKKAVTAKNSPKKVKPAAKKAAKSPKKATKTVRPKKAVAAAKSPPKAKAVKPKAAKPKRQHTRRRKAPHGNSLASHLNPMALLRATDIWAGMLWLPPFWRGVW is encoded by the exons TGTCCCAgaccgccccggccccgccgccaaGAAGCCGAAGAAGGCGGCGAGCGGCTCCAAAGCCCGCAAGCCCGCGGGGCCCAGCGTCACCGAGCTGATCACCAAGGCCGTGTCCGCCTCCAAGGAGCGCAAGGGGCTCTCGCTCGCCGCGCTCAAGAAGGCGCTGGCCGCCGGCGGCTACGATGTGGAGAAGAACAACAGCCGCATCAAGCTGGGGCTCAAGAGCCTCGTCAGCAAGGGCACTCTGGTGCAGACCAAGGGCACCGGCGCCTCCGGCTCCTTCCGCCTCAGCAAGAAACCCGGGGAAGTGAAGGAAAAGGCtcctaagaagaaa aaaactacagTAATCAAGCCCAAGAAGCCGGCGGCTAGGAAGCCCGCCAGGGCCGCCAAGAAGGCGGTGACAGCAAAGAACAGCCCCAAGAAGGTTAAGCCTGCAGCCAAGAAAGCAGCCAAGAGCCCAAAGAAGGCGACAAAGACTGTCAGGCCCAAAAAAGCGGTGGCAGCAGCGAAGAGCCCGCCTAAGGCGAAAGCGGTGAAGCCCAAAGCGGCCAAGCCAAAAAGGCAGCacacaagaagaagaaaagcccCACATGGAAATAGTCTTGCTTCGCATTTAAACCCAATGGCTCTTTTAAGAGCTACCGACATTTGGGCTGGAATGCTGTGGCTGCCGCCGTTTTGGAGAGGGGTGTGGTGA
- the LOC115909926 gene encoding histone H2A-IV-like — protein sequence MSGRGKQGGKARAKAKSRSSRAGLQFPVGRVHRLLRKGNYAERVGAGAPVYLAAVLEYLTAEILELAGNAARDNKKTRIIPRHLQLAIRNDEELNKLLGKVTIAQGGVLPNIQAVLLPKKTESHKAKAK from the coding sequence ATGTCCGGTCGTGGGAAGCAGGGCGGCAAGGCGCGGGCCAAGGCCAAGTCGCGCTCGTCGCGGGCCGGGCTGCAGTTCCCCGTGGGCCGCGTGCACCGGCTGCTGCGCAAGGGCAACTACGCGGAGCGCGTGGGCGCCGGCGCGCCGGTGTACCTGGCGGCCGTGCTGGAGTACCTGACGGCCGAGATCCTGGAGCTGGCGGGCAACGCGGCCCGCGACAACAAGAAGACGCGCATCATCCCCCGCCACCTGCAGCTCGCCATCCGCAACGACGAGGAGCTCAACAAGCTGCTGGGCAAGGTGACGATCGCGCAGGGCGGCGTGCTGCCCAACATCCAGGCCGTGCTGCTGCCCAAGAAGACCGAGAGCCACAAGGCGAAAGCCAAGTGA
- the LOC115909934 gene encoding histone H2B 5: MPEPAKSAPAPKKGSKKAVTKTQKKGDKKRRKSRKESYSIYVYKVLKQVHPDTGISSKAMGIMNSFVNDIFERIAGEASRLAHYNKRSTITSREIQTAVRLLLPGELAKHAVSEGTKAVTKYTSSK, translated from the coding sequence ATGCCCGAGCCGGCCAAGTCCGCCCCCGCGCCCAAGAAGGGCTCTAAGAAGGCGGTGACCAAGACGCAGAAGAAGGGCGACAAGAAACGGCGCAAGAGCCGCAAGGAGAGCTACTCCATCTACGTGTACAAGGTGCTGAAGCAGGTGCACCCCGACACGGGCATCTCGTCCAAGGCCATGGGCATCATGAACTCCTTCGTCAACGACATCTTCGAGCGCATCGCGGGCGAGGCCTCGCGCCTGGCGCACTACAACAAGCGCTCCACCATCACCTCGCGGGAGATCCAGACGGCCGTGCGCCTGCTGCTGCCCGGCGAGCTGGCCAAGCACGCCGTGTCCGAGGGCACCAAGGCTGTCACCAAGTACACCAGCTCCAAGTAA
- the LOC115909915 gene encoding histone H3 — MARTKQTARKSTGGKAPRKQLATKAARKSAPATGGVKKPHRYRPGTVALREIRRYQKSTELLIRKLPFQRLVREIAQDFKTDLRFQSSAVMALQEASEAYLVGLFEDTNLCAIHAKRVTIMPKDIQLARRIRGERA, encoded by the coding sequence ATGGCGCGCACGAAGCAGACGGCGCGGAAGTCGACGGGCGGCAAGGCGCCCCGTAAGCAGCTGGCCACCAAGGCTGCCCGCAAGAGCGCGCCGGCCACGGGCGGCGTCAAGAAGCCGCACCGCTACCGGCCCGGCACGGTGGCGCTGCGCGAGATCCGCCGCTACCAGAAGTCCACGGAGCTGCTGATCCGCAAGCTGCCCTTCCAGCGCCTGGTGCGCGAGATCGCGCAGGACTTCAAGACCGACCTGCGCTTCCAGAGCTCGGCCGTCATGGCGCTGCAGGAGGCCAGCGAGGCCTACCTGGTGGGGCTCTTCGAGGACACCAACCTGTGCGCCATCCACGCCAAGCGCGTCACCATCATGCCCAAGGACATCCAGCTGGCCCGCCGCATCCGCGGAGAGCGCGCCTGA
- the LOC115909916 gene encoding histone H3 — protein MARTKQTARKSTGGKAPRKQLATKAARKSAPATGGVKKPHRYRPGTVALREIRRYQKSTELLIRKLPFQRLVREIAQDFKTDLRFQSSAVMALQEASEAYLVGLFEDTNLCAIHAKRVTIMPKDIQLARRIRGERA, from the coding sequence ATGGCGCGCACGAAGCAGACGGCGCGGAAGTCGACGGGCGGCAAGGCGCCCCGCAAGCAGCTGGCCACCAAGGCTGCCCGCAAGAGCGCGCCGGCCACGGGCGGCGTCAAGAAGCCGCACCGCTACCGGCCCGGCACGGTGGCGCTGCGCGAGATCCGCCGCTACCAGAAGTCCACGGAGCTGCTGATCCGCAAGCTGCCCTTCCAGCGCCTGGTGCGCGAGATCGCGCAGGACTTCAAGACCGACCTGCGCTTCCAGAGCTCGGCCGTCATGGCGCTGCAGGAGGCCAGCGAGGCCTACCTGGTGGGGCTCTTCGAGGACACCAACCTGTGCGCCATCCACGCCAAGCGCGTCACCATCATGCCCAAGGACATCCAGCTGGCCCGCCGCATCCGCGGAGAGCGCGCCTGA